A stretch of the Mycolicibacterium celeriflavum genome encodes the following:
- a CDS encoding endolytic transglycosylase MltG: MTNHWGRERAEPVAVGPPRRRMTRADRIRQARNRRRRRLAGSLAVGLLIVVAVGAVFLGSKLWHSLFGGNDFTGEGIADVVIQVHDGDSTTAIGKTLQEHNIVAAASAFVDAAEGNDAISAIQPGFYKLRTEIPAANAVERLADPQNRVGKLTIPEGRQLDDVRDVKTNAVTDGILSLISRATCVDLDGERHCVSADALEQVAGTVAPVALAVPDWAIEPVTAMGHDHRRLEGLIAAGTWNINPSAQPQEILSNLISASATQYANGGLLETAAAMEMSPYQILTVGSLVQRESTPEDFAKVARVIYNRLAENRTLEFDSTVNYPLDRIEVATTDSDRAQHNQWNTYVRPGLPATPICSPSQAALAAAEQPAPGDWLYFVTIDMQGTTLFTRDYQQHLANIELAQRNGVLDSAR; this comes from the coding sequence ATGACTAACCATTGGGGCCGCGAGCGGGCCGAACCGGTTGCGGTCGGTCCACCGCGGCGCCGGATGACCCGCGCGGACCGGATACGGCAGGCGCGGAACCGGCGCAGGCGTCGGCTGGCGGGCAGCTTGGCGGTCGGTCTGCTGATCGTGGTCGCCGTCGGCGCGGTGTTTCTCGGCTCGAAGCTGTGGCACTCGTTGTTCGGCGGCAACGACTTCACGGGCGAAGGCATCGCCGATGTGGTCATCCAGGTACACGACGGCGACTCCACCACCGCGATCGGCAAGACGCTGCAGGAGCACAACATCGTCGCGGCGGCCAGCGCGTTCGTCGACGCCGCCGAGGGCAACGATGCGATCTCGGCGATCCAGCCCGGCTTCTACAAGCTGCGCACCGAGATCCCGGCGGCCAACGCCGTTGAACGCCTGGCAGATCCGCAGAACCGGGTCGGCAAGCTCACCATCCCCGAGGGACGCCAACTCGACGACGTCCGCGACGTCAAGACCAACGCCGTCACCGACGGCATCCTCAGCCTGATCTCGCGCGCGACGTGTGTCGACCTCGACGGCGAGCGCCACTGTGTGTCGGCGGACGCGTTGGAGCAGGTGGCCGGGACCGTCGCGCCGGTGGCGCTGGCGGTGCCCGACTGGGCGATCGAGCCCGTCACCGCGATGGGACACGACCATCGTCGCCTCGAGGGGTTGATCGCCGCGGGCACGTGGAATATCAACCCGTCGGCGCAGCCGCAGGAGATCCTGTCGAATTTGATCTCCGCCAGCGCAACGCAATACGCGAACGGTGGGCTGCTCGAGACGGCCGCGGCCATGGAGATGTCGCCGTATCAAATCTTGACCGTGGGCTCGCTGGTGCAGCGGGAGTCGACCCCGGAGGACTTCGCCAAGGTGGCGCGCGTCATCTACAACCGGCTGGCCGAGAACCGCACGCTCGAGTTCGACTCCACGGTGAACTACCCGCTGGACCGGATCGAGGTCGCCACCACCGACTCCGATCGCGCGCAACACAATCAGTGGAACACCTATGTCCGACCCGGGCTTCCGGCGACCCCGATCTGCTCGCCGAGCCAAGCGGCGCTGGCCGCCGCCGAGCAGCCTGCGCCGGGGGACTGGTTGTATTTCGTCACGATCGACATGCAGGGCACGACCTTGTTCACCAGGGACTACCAGCAGCACCTCGCGAACATCGAACTGGCCCAGCGCAACGGTGTGCTCGATTCCGCGCGATGA
- a CDS encoding ArsR/SmtB family transcription factor yields the protein MRSDDDADARLDRAFLALADPVRRAIVARLSRGPATVNELAAPFDITKQAVSKHIQVLEQAGLVTRTRDAQRRPVHLDAAALERLTAWIDRYRLDAERNYRRLDALLADMTEEKGNEK from the coding sequence TTGAGGAGTGATGACGATGCAGACGCCCGGTTGGACCGTGCCTTTCTGGCACTGGCCGACCCCGTCCGGCGCGCCATCGTGGCGCGGCTGTCGCGGGGGCCCGCCACGGTCAACGAGCTGGCGGCGCCGTTCGACATCACGAAACAGGCGGTGTCCAAGCACATTCAGGTGCTCGAGCAGGCGGGGCTGGTCACCAGGACCCGCGACGCGCAGCGACGGCCGGTCCACCTGGATGCGGCCGCGCTGGAGCGGCTGACCGCTTGGATCGACCGGTATCGGCTTGACGCCGAACGCAACTACCGCCGGCTGGATGCCCTGCTGGCGGACATGACCGAAGAGAAAGGAAACGAGAAATGA
- a CDS encoding secondary thiamine-phosphate synthase enzyme YjbQ — translation MDSDVLDIDTGQRRIVDLTDAVRSFCGSHRDGLCSVFVPHATAGVAIIETGAGSDDDLVDTLERLLPRDDRYRHSHGSPGHGADHVLPALVSPSVTLPVQDGQPLLGTWQSIVLVDLNRDNPHRKVRLSFIAAA, via the coding sequence GTGGATTCCGACGTACTCGACATCGACACCGGCCAGCGCCGCATCGTGGACCTGACCGATGCGGTGCGCTCCTTCTGCGGGAGCCACCGCGACGGGTTGTGCAGCGTGTTCGTACCGCACGCTACGGCGGGTGTGGCGATCATCGAGACGGGTGCGGGCTCCGATGACGATCTCGTCGACACGCTCGAACGGCTACTTCCGCGTGACGACCGCTACCGCCACTCGCACGGCTCACCCGGCCACGGCGCCGACCATGTCCTGCCGGCGCTGGTGTCGCCGTCGGTGACCCTGCCCGTGCAGGACGGCCAACCCCTGCTCGGCACCTGGCAGAGCATCGTGCTCGTCGACCTCAACCGCGACAACCCGCACCGTAAGGTGCGCCTGAGCTTCATCGCCGCAGCCTGA
- a CDS encoding GlsB/YeaQ/YmgE family stress response membrane protein, which translates to MTVTGVITAILIGAVVGVLARLLLPGRQPIGMLVTVLVGIVSALIGTWLARALGLPTATSGVDWIELLVQVVVAVIGVALVSALMGRRRTGVMGTRRRGGVIR; encoded by the coding sequence ATGACCGTCACCGGTGTAATCACCGCAATCCTGATCGGCGCCGTCGTCGGCGTGCTCGCTCGCCTGTTACTGCCCGGCAGGCAGCCCATCGGCATGCTGGTGACCGTTCTCGTCGGCATCGTGTCGGCATTGATCGGCACATGGCTCGCCCGTGCACTCGGCCTGCCGACCGCCACCAGCGGAGTCGACTGGATCGAGCTTCTCGTCCAGGTTGTCGTCGCCGTGATCGGTGTCGCCCTGGTGTCCGCGCTCATGGGCCGCAGGCGCACCGGCGTGATGGGCACGCGTCGTCGCGGCGGCGTCATCCGGTAG
- a CDS encoding SRPBCC family protein, with the protein MTSALNLTAPVDTLAMEFTRDFDAPVEALFRAHAEANLMKKWLGPRHLEMTIEEWDFKSHGGYRYSHRDESGEYRFNGTFHTVRENEFILQTFEFDGAPDQVNIEYMWFEDLGGGRSRLRGRSICPNVEARDALLSSGMEGGMQEGYEKLDELLKTL; encoded by the coding sequence ATGACCAGTGCACTGAATCTGACCGCACCCGTCGACACCCTGGCCATGGAGTTCACCCGGGACTTCGATGCGCCCGTCGAAGCCCTGTTTCGGGCACACGCAGAGGCCAATCTGATGAAGAAATGGCTGGGTCCGCGCCATCTGGAGATGACGATCGAGGAGTGGGATTTCAAGAGCCATGGCGGCTACCGCTATTCGCACAGAGACGAGAGCGGGGAGTACCGCTTCAACGGCACCTTCCACACCGTGCGTGAGAACGAGTTCATCCTGCAGACCTTCGAATTCGACGGCGCGCCGGATCAGGTCAACATCGAATACATGTGGTTCGAGGACCTCGGCGGTGGCCGCAGCAGGCTGCGCGGCCGGTCCATCTGCCCGAACGTCGAAGCCCGCGACGCGCTGCTGTCGTCCGGCATGGAGGGCGGCATGCAAGAAGGCTACGAGAAGCTCGATGAGCTGCTGAAAACCTTGTGA
- the ruvX gene encoding Holliday junction resolvase RuvX yields MNPTPTGDEQLARGTSGDRQPDRPGDSLNPPDPGRGRRIGIDVGSVRIGVAASDPDAILATPVETVARDRRKNSDRHIRRLAGLVEDLGAVEVVVGLPRTLADRSGSSAQDAVAVADALAARIAPTPVRLADERLTTVVAQRSLREAGVRAKGQRSVIDQAAAVGILQNWLDQRRAAPRMRGAEDHLAAHGEVVDD; encoded by the coding sequence GTGAATCCCACACCCACGGGCGATGAGCAGCTTGCGCGAGGAACATCGGGCGACCGGCAGCCGGATCGGCCGGGAGACTCCCTGAACCCGCCGGACCCGGGACGCGGCCGACGGATCGGCATCGATGTCGGCAGCGTGCGCATCGGGGTGGCCGCAAGTGACCCGGACGCCATCCTCGCGACGCCGGTCGAGACCGTGGCGCGGGACCGGCGCAAGAATTCGGACCGGCACATCCGACGACTCGCCGGGCTGGTCGAAGACCTGGGCGCCGTGGAGGTCGTCGTGGGATTGCCCCGCACGCTCGCCGACCGCTCCGGTTCCTCCGCTCAGGATGCCGTCGCGGTCGCCGATGCGCTCGCTGCGCGTATCGCGCCGACACCCGTGCGACTCGCGGACGAACGACTCACTACCGTGGTGGCTCAGCGCTCGTTGCGGGAGGCCGGCGTTCGGGCCAAGGGCCAGCGTTCGGTCATCGATCAAGCGGCGGCGGTAGGCATTCTGCAGAACTGGCTGGACCAGCGGCGAGCGGCGCCGCGGATGCGAGGAGCAGAAGACCACCTTGCCGCACACGGAGAGGTCGTGGATGACTAA
- the alaS gene encoding alanine--tRNA ligase: protein MQTHEIRKRFLDHFVKAGHTEVPSASVILDDPNLLFVNAGMVQFVSYFLGQQAPPWNRATSVQKCIRTPDIDEVGITTRHNTFFQMAGNFSFGDYFKKGAIEFAWTLLTNPVDQGGYGLDPERLWATVYLDDDEAAALWQEVAGLPPERIQRRGMADNYWSMGIPGPCGPSSEIYYDRGPDYGAEGGPVVNEDRYIEIWNLVFMQNERGEGTSKEDFEILGPLPRKNIDTGMGIERVACLLQGVDNVYETDLVRPVIDLMAARAPRGYGQGSHEEDVRYRIIADHSRTAAIIIGDGVSPGNEGRGYVLRRLLRRIIRAAKLLGVEQPIMADLMATVRDAMGPSYPELVADFDRIERIAVAEETAFNRTLASGSRLFDEAASATKAKGANVLSGSDAFTLHDTYGFPFELTLEMAAEHGLSVDEQGFRGLMAEQRRRAKADAAARKQAHSDLSAYRDLVDAGPTEFTGFDELSSEARILGIFVDGKRVPVVSHDGGGPQPDRVELILDRTPFYAEAGGQIADEGTISGSGASTAAKAAVTDVQKIAKTLWAHRINVESGEFVEGDTVIASVDPRWRHGATQGHSGTHMVHAALRQVLGPNAVQAGSLNRPGYLRFDFNWQGPLSEDQRGQIEEVTNEAVEADYEVHSFTTELEKAKAMGAMALFGEQYPDQVRVVEIGGPFSLELCGGTHVHNSAQIGPVTILGESSVGSGVRRVEAYVGLDSFRHLAKERALMAGLASSLKVPSDEVPARVANLVERLRAAEKELDRLRLANARAAAANAAAGAELVGKVRLVAQRMAGGMSAGDLRTLVGDIRGKLGADPAVVALIAEGENDTVPFVVAVNPAAQDLGLRADDLVKQLAAPVNGRGGGKADLAQGSGKGAAGIDAALAALRAEIHRS from the coding sequence GTGCAGACACACGAGATCAGGAAGCGTTTCCTCGATCACTTCGTGAAAGCGGGCCACACCGAGGTGCCGAGTGCTTCGGTGATCCTCGACGACCCCAATCTGCTCTTCGTCAACGCCGGCATGGTGCAGTTCGTGTCCTACTTCCTCGGTCAGCAGGCGCCGCCGTGGAATCGCGCCACCAGCGTTCAGAAGTGCATCCGCACACCCGATATCGATGAGGTGGGCATCACCACCCGGCACAACACCTTCTTCCAGATGGCCGGCAACTTCTCGTTCGGCGACTACTTCAAGAAGGGCGCCATCGAATTCGCCTGGACGCTGCTGACCAACCCGGTCGATCAAGGGGGGTACGGGCTCGACCCGGAGCGCCTCTGGGCCACGGTCTATCTCGACGACGACGAAGCCGCAGCACTCTGGCAGGAGGTCGCCGGGCTGCCGCCGGAACGCATCCAACGCCGCGGGATGGCAGACAACTACTGGTCGATGGGCATCCCCGGGCCGTGCGGGCCGTCGTCGGAGATCTACTACGACCGCGGCCCCGACTACGGCGCCGAAGGCGGGCCGGTCGTCAACGAGGACCGCTACATCGAGATCTGGAACCTCGTCTTCATGCAGAACGAGCGCGGCGAGGGCACCTCGAAGGAGGACTTCGAAATCCTCGGCCCGTTACCCCGCAAGAACATCGACACGGGCATGGGCATCGAGCGCGTGGCCTGCCTGCTGCAGGGCGTGGACAACGTCTACGAGACGGACCTGGTGCGCCCCGTCATCGACCTCATGGCTGCGCGCGCGCCGCGCGGGTACGGGCAGGGCAGCCATGAGGAGGACGTTCGCTACCGAATAATCGCCGACCACAGTCGCACCGCGGCGATCATCATCGGCGACGGTGTGAGCCCCGGCAACGAGGGGCGCGGCTATGTGCTGCGCCGCCTGTTGCGCAGGATCATCCGCGCGGCCAAACTTCTCGGCGTCGAGCAGCCGATCATGGCCGACCTGATGGCCACCGTGCGGGACGCGATGGGCCCGTCGTACCCCGAACTGGTGGCCGACTTCGACCGCATAGAGCGGATCGCGGTGGCCGAGGAGACCGCGTTCAACCGCACGCTCGCCTCGGGTTCGCGGTTGTTCGACGAGGCGGCCAGTGCGACGAAAGCCAAAGGTGCCAACGTGTTGTCGGGCTCCGACGCGTTCACGCTGCACGACACCTACGGCTTCCCGTTCGAACTGACGCTGGAGATGGCGGCCGAACACGGGCTGTCCGTTGACGAGCAAGGCTTCCGCGGCCTGATGGCCGAGCAGCGGCGGCGCGCCAAAGCCGACGCCGCGGCACGCAAGCAGGCGCACTCGGATCTGTCGGCGTACCGCGACCTCGTTGACGCGGGGCCGACCGAGTTCACCGGATTCGACGAGTTGTCCTCGGAAGCAAGGATTCTGGGCATCTTCGTCGACGGCAAGCGGGTGCCGGTCGTATCCCACGATGGTGGCGGCCCCCAGCCGGACCGGGTCGAGTTGATTCTCGACCGCACGCCGTTCTACGCCGAAGCCGGCGGTCAGATCGCCGACGAAGGCACGATCAGCGGCTCGGGCGCGTCCACCGCGGCGAAGGCCGCCGTCACCGATGTGCAGAAGATCGCGAAAACCCTGTGGGCACATCGGATCAACGTCGAGTCCGGCGAGTTCGTCGAGGGTGACACGGTGATCGCTTCGGTGGATCCGCGTTGGCGGCACGGTGCGACCCAGGGCCATTCCGGAACTCATATGGTGCACGCCGCACTGCGACAGGTATTGGGGCCGAACGCGGTTCAGGCGGGCTCCCTGAACAGGCCCGGATACCTGCGGTTCGACTTCAACTGGCAGGGTCCGCTCTCCGAGGATCAGCGCGGGCAGATCGAGGAAGTCACCAACGAGGCCGTCGAAGCCGACTACGAGGTGCACTCGTTCACCACGGAGTTGGAGAAGGCCAAGGCGATGGGCGCGATGGCGCTGTTCGGCGAGCAGTACCCCGATCAGGTCCGCGTGGTCGAGATCGGCGGCCCGTTCTCGCTGGAGTTGTGCGGCGGCACCCACGTGCACAACTCGGCGCAGATCGGCCCGGTGACGATCCTCGGCGAGTCGTCGGTCGGCTCCGGCGTTCGTCGCGTCGAGGCCTACGTCGGCCTGGACTCGTTCCGCCACCTGGCCAAGGAACGGGCATTGATGGCCGGCCTCGCATCGTCGCTGAAGGTGCCGTCCGACGAAGTGCCTGCGCGAGTGGCGAATCTGGTCGAGCGGCTACGAGCGGCCGAGAAGGAGCTGGACCGGCTTCGTCTGGCGAACGCACGCGCCGCCGCAGCAAATGCCGCCGCGGGCGCCGAGCTTGTCGGTAAGGTGCGTCTGGTGGCGCAGCGGATGGCCGGCGGGATGTCGGCCGGTGATCTTCGCACGCTGGTCGGCGACATCCGCGGAAAGCTCGGCGCCGACCCCGCCGTCGTCGCGCTGATCGCCGAGGGCGAGAACGACACCGTCCCGTTCGTGGTGGCGGTCAACCCGGCGGCGCAAGACCTCGGTCTGCGGGCCGACGACCTGGTGAAGCAGTTGGCTGCGCCGGTCAACGGCCGTGGCGGCGGTAAGGCCGATCTGGCACAGGGTTCCGGTAAAGGGGCGGCAGGGATCGACGCGGCATTGGCCGCGCTGCGCGCAGAGATTCACCGGAGCTAG